Part of the Thermoanaerobaculia bacterium genome is shown below.
CGACGCCGGAGGTGAGCGCCGTGCAGTCGATCTGGGGCGTGCTGCTCGCGCCGGAGAAGACCTTTCGCGCCCTCGCCCTCCGGCCGCACTGGCTGCCGGCGCTGCTGCTGCTCGTGGCCGCGGCGCTGGCGCTCTCGGTCATCGTCACGCCGCGGCTGGACATGAAGCAGGTGATGCGCGATGCCATCGAGGACAGCGGCCAGGAGATCTCGGCGGCGCAGCTCGAGCAGCAGGTGGAGATCGCGGAGAAGTTCAAGTGGGTGGGGACGGCCTCGCAGCTCGTGCTTCAGCCGGCGGTCTACATGCTCATGGCGGCGATCTTCCTGGTGGTCTTTCGCCTGATGGGGAGCGATATCGACTTCCGCCACAGTCTCTCGGTCGCCGTGCACGGCATGATGCCGTTCCTGCTGGCGACGCTGCTCTCGATTCCGGTGGTGATGTCGCGCGCCGAGCTCTCGATGGAGGAGGTCCAGAGCGGCGGCTTCCTGCACTCGAACCTCGCCTCGTTCGCTCCAGAGTCGGCCGGCAAGGTCCTGGTCGCCCTGCTGGGGAGCATCGATCTCTTCTCGATCTGGACGATCGCGCTGCTCGCGATCGGCTATCGGGTGGTCGGCAAGGTGTCGAAGGCGGCCGCGCTCGGCGTCGTGATCGCCCTCTGGGCGGTGGTCGTCGCCGGGAAGGTCGGCCTTGCCGCACTCTGAGGCCATGGGCCGGAACGGAGCAAAGGCATGAAGCGCGGGCTTCTGATCGCCGGCGGCGTCGTCGTCCTCGCGGGGATCCTGCTCGCGAGCCTCCTCTCCGGCCGCAAACAGGCGGGGGAGAAGGTCTACGTCGAGACCGCGAGCCGCCGCGAGCTCACCCAGAGCGTCAAGTCGAGCGGCCAGATCCAGCCGCGGATCAAGGTGAACATCTCGGCGCACGTGATCGGCAAGATCGAGAAGCTCTACGCCGTGGAAGGCGCCGCGATCGCCGCCGGAGCGCCGTTCCTCGAGCTCGAGCGCGAGGCGTTCCTCGCGGCGCGCGACAACGCGCGCGCTCAGCTCGCGATGTCGAAGACCGCCGAGCAGCAGGCGATCGTCTCGGCCGCCGACGAGGTCGTACGCCTGGCGCGCGCCGAGCAACTCTCGACGCAGGGGATCGCCTCGGTCGAGGCGCTGGAGGCTGCCCGGCTGCGACGGACCTCCGCCGACCTCTCGGTGGAGCAGGCGCGCGAGGCGGTCACGCAGGCCCGGGCGATGCTCGTCAAGGCGGAGGACGATCTGCGCAAGACCACGATCTACGCGCCGCTCTCCGGCCGGGTGATCGCCCTGAACGCCGAAGTCGGCGAGGTGGTGGTCTCGGGCACGATGAACAACCCGGCCTCGGTGATCGGCACGATCGCCGACCTGTCGGAGATCCTCGCCGAGATCGACGTCGACGAGACGGAGGTCGTGCACCTCGCCACCGGACAGCGGGTGATCCTGAAGGTGGACGCGATTCCCGACCGCGAGTACACCGGCCGGGTGGTGGAGATCGGGAGCTCCGGCTACGCGAAGCCGACGCAGCCCGACGTGACCTTCTTCCAGGCGAAGGTGCTGTTCGACGCCCCGGACGACTCGTTGCGCCCGGGAATGTCGGCGCGCGCCGAGATCGAGGTCAGCACCCACGCCGACGCCCTGGCGGTTCCGATCCAGTCGGTGGTCGAGAGAAAGCCCGGCGACGGCGATACCAAGGGCCCGGCGCGCAAGGCTCCGCCGGTATCGGTGGTCTTCGTCGTGGAGGACGGCAAAGCGAAGAGCGTGCCGGTGAAGTCGGGCATCTCCGACTCGACCGATGTCGAGATCGTCTCCGGCCTCGCCGGCGGCGAGCAGGTGATCACCGGACCGTACCGCGCGCTGCGCAAGCTCGAGGACGGCGACGCGGTGCGGGTCACGACTCCCGAGCTCGAGAAGAACGAAAGCAAGAAGGACTCCAGCGATTCCGACGATTCGGGAACCGACGACAAGGAAGAGAGCGACTGATGTCGATCATCGAGCTGCAGAACGTGCACAAGGTCTACGACATGGGCGCCGAGAAGGTCCATGCCCTGAACGGCGTCGATCTCACGATCGGCAAGGCCGAGTACGTGGCGATCATGGGCCCGTCGGGCAGCGGCAAGTCGACGATGATGAACCTCCTCGGCTGCCTCGACACCCCGTCGACCGGCAGCTACATTCTGAACGGCACGGCGGTCGAGAAGCTGAACGACCAGGAGCTCGCCGCGATCCGCAACAAGGAGATCGGCTTCGTCTTCCAGACGTTCAACCTGCTCGCCCGCACGGACGCGCTGCAGAACGTCGAGCTGCCGCTCATCTACGCCGGCGTGTCGCGCAAGGAGCGCCGCGAGCGCGCCCAGCGCGCCCTCGCGCGGGTGGGACTCACCGACCGCTCGCACCATCTGCCGAACGAGCTCTCGGGCGGCCAGCGTCAGCGCGTAGCGATCGCCAGGGCGCTGGTGAACGACCCGTCGATCCTGCTCGCCGACGAGCCGACCGGGAACCTCGACACGGCGACGTCGACCGACATCATGAATCTCTTCGACGAGCTCCACCGCCAGGGGAACACGGTGATCCTGGTGACGCACGAGCCGGACATCGCCGCCCACGCCGACCGCAAGATCGTCCTGCGCGACGGCAAGGTGCAGTCGGACGTTCGCGAGCCCGCGCGGGCCGCGGCGGTCTGAGGCTCCGTAAGGGAGAGGGCGCGGACTTTCGAGGCCATCGAGCTACCCTGAACCCATCGAGCTATCCGAGCCAGCCGAGGTAACTGAGCTATCCGAG
Proteins encoded:
- a CDS encoding YIP1 family protein; protein product: MNSPEQVESATPEVSAVQSIWGVLLAPEKTFRALALRPHWLPALLLLVAAALALSVIVTPRLDMKQVMRDAIEDSGQEISAAQLEQQVEIAEKFKWVGTASQLVLQPAVYMLMAAIFLVVFRLMGSDIDFRHSLSVAVHGMMPFLLATLLSIPVVMSRAELSMEEVQSGGFLHSNLASFAPESAGKVLVALLGSIDLFSIWTIALLAIGYRVVGKVSKAAALGVVIALWAVVVAGKVGLAAL
- a CDS encoding efflux RND transporter periplasmic adaptor subunit; protein product: MKRGLLIAGGVVVLAGILLASLLSGRKQAGEKVYVETASRRELTQSVKSSGQIQPRIKVNISAHVIGKIEKLYAVEGAAIAAGAPFLELEREAFLAARDNARAQLAMSKTAEQQAIVSAADEVVRLARAEQLSTQGIASVEALEAARLRRTSADLSVEQAREAVTQARAMLVKAEDDLRKTTIYAPLSGRVIALNAEVGEVVVSGTMNNPASVIGTIADLSEILAEIDVDETEVVHLATGQRVILKVDAIPDREYTGRVVEIGSSGYAKPTQPDVTFFQAKVLFDAPDDSLRPGMSARAEIEVSTHADALAVPIQSVVERKPGDGDTKGPARKAPPVSVVFVVEDGKAKSVPVKSGISDSTDVEIVSGLAGGEQVITGPYRALRKLEDGDAVRVTTPELEKNESKKDSSDSDDSGTDDKEESD
- a CDS encoding ABC transporter ATP-binding protein, with the translated sequence MIELQNVHKVYDMGAEKVHALNGVDLTIGKAEYVAIMGPSGSGKSTMMNLLGCLDTPSTGSYILNGTAVEKLNDQELAAIRNKEIGFVFQTFNLLARTDALQNVELPLIYAGVSRKERRERAQRALARVGLTDRSHHLPNELSGGQRQRVAIARALVNDPSILLADEPTGNLDTATSTDIMNLFDELHRQGNTVILVTHEPDIAAHADRKIVLRDGKVQSDVREPARAAAV